In one Thioclava sp. ES.031 genomic region, the following are encoded:
- a CDS encoding ImuA family protein, with translation MTTPHPFPLREGRTHEVCGIGATSFACAVCASTTGPILWVNERHRREGLNPRGLVSFFDPARLLLARGKDQTDTLAVMEEALRDGSVPLVIGELPREIGLTAGRRLQLAAKEGRATGLCLILPDGGSNAAETRWHAMPVYDKLLREGVDSPRLRWRQLKNKSGPCRAWEVEWNAKTRAPEILSVNDCAPSSVPV, from the coding sequence ATGACCACGCCCCACCCGTTCCCCCTGCGCGAAGGCCGCACCCATGAGGTCTGCGGCATCGGCGCCACAAGCTTCGCCTGTGCGGTCTGCGCCAGCACCACGGGGCCGATCCTCTGGGTGAACGAACGCCATCGCCGCGAGGGACTCAATCCGCGCGGGCTGGTGAGCTTCTTCGACCCGGCGCGGCTTCTGCTGGCGCGCGGCAAGGATCAGACCGACACGCTCGCGGTGATGGAAGAGGCGCTGCGCGACGGCTCGGTGCCGCTGGTGATCGGGGAATTGCCGCGCGAGATCGGGCTGACGGCCGGGCGGCGGCTGCAACTGGCCGCCAAGGAGGGCCGCGCGACGGGGCTGTGCCTGATCCTGCCCGATGGCGGCTCGAACGCGGCGGAGACGCGCTGGCACGCGATGCCCGTCTACGACAAGCTGCTGCGCGAGGGGGTGGACTCGCCCCGGCTGCGCTGGCGGCAGCTGAAGAACAAATCCGGCCCCTGCCGCGCCTGGGAGGTGGAGTGGAACGCGAAGACCCGCGCGCCCGAGATCCTCTCGGTCAATGACTGCGCACCCTCGAGCGTGCCGGTGTAG
- a CDS encoding sulfur transferase domain-containing protein — MKLHKKRKSLLRAAMVPVTAVAMSAAVPATSSAQATNPCAPAVTNPCAPANPCAPAAANPCAPAAANPCAPSAAKAADAGSDAAPMASGPYDTTVKATQAPYGDKMPPIVDNYLRATPYVGTGGFIDPTGIPMLKMLGFKTVVSLLKPDEGAPNEGDLVQKAGMNYIQISVPTKAPTEAQVAEFAKIVEDPANYPILLHCESSNRVGAMWALYRASKGVPNEIAIEEGRQVGLKTSREPAVREMLGMEPL, encoded by the coding sequence ATGAAACTGCATAAGAAACGCAAGAGCCTGCTGCGCGCCGCAATGGTGCCGGTGACTGCGGTCGCGATGAGCGCCGCCGTTCCCGCCACTTCCAGCGCGCAGGCGACCAACCCCTGCGCTCCGGCTGTGACGAACCCCTGTGCGCCGGCCAACCCCTGCGCTCCGGCGGCCGCCAACCCTTGCGCACCGGCTGCGGCGAACCCCTGCGCGCCCTCGGCGGCCAAGGCTGCGGATGCGGGCAGCGACGCGGCACCGATGGCCAGCGGGCCCTATGACACCACCGTCAAGGCCACCCAGGCGCCCTATGGCGACAAGATGCCCCCGATCGTCGACAACTACCTGCGCGCGACGCCCTATGTCGGCACCGGTGGCTTCATCGACCCGACGGGCATTCCGATGCTCAAGATGCTCGGCTTCAAGACCGTCGTGAGCCTGCTCAAGCCGGACGAAGGTGCGCCGAACGAGGGCGATCTCGTGCAGAAGGCCGGGATGAATTACATCCAGATCTCCGTGCCGACCAAGGCGCCGACCGAGGCGCAGGTCGCCGAATTCGCGAAGATCGTCGAAGACCCGGCGAACTACCCGATCCTGCTGCATTGCGAGAGCTCGAACCGGGTGGGCGCGATGTGGGCGCTCTACCGCGCGTCGAAAGGCGTGCCGAACGAGATCGCCATCGAGGAAGGCCGTCAGGTCGGTCTGAAGACCTCGCGCGAACCGGCTGTGCGTGAAATGCTCGGCATGGAGCCGCTCTGA
- a CDS encoding DUF6691 family protein, with the protein MSIPLYDSGIASGLLSGILFGYALEAAGFGSPRKLTGQFTLRDFSVFKVMFTAVIVCAVGLYVLRTMGWMGPAAVFIPTLFFWAILLGGVFIGAGFAVGGYCPGTSVVGVASGRIDAVVFAIGMVLGTSVFAWVFDPIKDFYLAGQGPTAQTLPQLFGLPEWVILLALIIIAAVGFRLGTILERSRGGPFTAEEVCAPDDEADEFALTSASADARG; encoded by the coding sequence ATGAGCATCCCTCTTTACGATAGCGGCATAGCCTCGGGCCTCCTGTCGGGCATTCTCTTCGGCTACGCGCTGGAGGCGGCGGGCTTCGGCTCTCCGCGCAAGCTGACGGGGCAGTTCACCCTGCGCGACTTCTCGGTCTTCAAGGTGATGTTCACCGCCGTGATCGTCTGCGCCGTGGGGCTTTACGTGCTGCGGACGATGGGCTGGATGGGCCCGGCTGCGGTCTTCATCCCCACGCTCTTCTTCTGGGCGATCCTGCTGGGCGGTGTCTTCATCGGCGCGGGCTTTGCTGTGGGCGGCTATTGCCCGGGCACGTCGGTGGTCGGCGTGGCCTCGGGCCGGATCGACGCGGTGGTCTTCGCGATCGGCATGGTGCTCGGCACCTCGGTCTTCGCGTGGGTCTTCGACCCGATCAAGGATTTCTACCTCGCAGGTCAGGGGCCGACGGCACAGACCCTGCCGCAGCTCTTCGGGCTGCCGGAATGGGTGATCCTGCTGGCGCTGATCATCATCGCCGCCGTGGGCTTCCGCCTCGGCACGATCCTCGAGCGGTCGCGCGGCGGTCCGTTCACCGCCGAAGAGGTCTGCGCCCCGGATGACGAGGCCGACGAGTTCGCCCTGACGTCCGCATCGGCAGATGCGCGCGGGTAA
- a CDS encoding YeeE/YedE thiosulfate transporter family protein — protein sequence MRDAPKAFWSPLAAGTALGLALLLTFVVTGHGLGASGFVTRFAAQANDWVAPQATADNSYFGPFMAAGSPLLSWITWEVVGVLIGAWLGAKGAGRISVKVERGPRTTSGNRLVYALLGGALVGFGARLARGCTSGLGLSGSATLAVAGFVFLIGFFAAGFAVSMMMRRIWQ from the coding sequence ATGAGAGACGCACCCAAAGCATTTTGGTCACCGCTCGCCGCCGGCACCGCGCTCGGCCTGGCTCTGCTGTTGACCTTCGTCGTGACCGGGCATGGGCTCGGCGCATCCGGCTTCGTGACCCGCTTCGCGGCACAGGCCAATGACTGGGTCGCCCCGCAGGCGACCGCAGACAATTCCTATTTCGGTCCCTTCATGGCGGCGGGTAGCCCGCTTCTGAGCTGGATCACCTGGGAAGTGGTCGGTGTCCTGATCGGGGCGTGGCTCGGCGCGAAAGGCGCGGGCCGGATTTCGGTCAAGGTAGAGCGCGGCCCGCGCACCACGAGCGGCAATCGCCTCGTTTATGCGCTGCTGGGCGGCGCGCTGGTGGGCTTCGGCGCGCGTCTGGCGCGCGGCTGCACCTCGGGTCTGGGCCTGTCGGGTAGTGCTACGCTCGCCGTGGCGGGCTTCGTCTTCCTGATCGGCTTCTTCGCGGCGGGCTTCGCCGTCTCGATGATGATGCGGAGGATCTGGCAATGA
- a CDS encoding serine hydrolase: protein MPQPATVFTATIDRDTRCQTAQEGAPLFPYWSFTKPVIAALALILEAEGRLELDAPLDLPELPEGCTLAHLLDHSAGLPDYGSLPAYHADVAAGRTPWPRDLLVTRVLAQRAAPPPGEGWSYSNLGYMLAREVIEGAAAMGLAELVQERIAGPLGLESVRLAQTPADFAPLHWPEARDYHPGWVYHRTLIGTAGDAARLLHGLGGLLPEAAFARMTACRELGGALPDRPWTRHGYGLGLMCGDWSDLRVFGHSGAGPFSSNAVYHCPETGRIAAAFTHGPFEGPAEQAVFKLVAGR, encoded by the coding sequence TTGCCCCAACCCGCCACCGTCTTCACCGCGACGATTGACCGCGACACTCGCTGCCAAACGGCGCAGGAAGGCGCGCCACTCTTTCCCTATTGGAGCTTCACCAAGCCGGTCATCGCGGCGCTCGCGCTGATCCTCGAGGCCGAGGGGCGGCTCGAATTGGACGCGCCGCTCGATCTGCCGGAGCTGCCCGAAGGCTGCACACTCGCCCATCTGCTCGATCACAGCGCGGGCCTGCCCGATTACGGCTCCCTGCCCGCCTATCACGCGGATGTCGCGGCGGGTCGGACGCCCTGGCCGCGCGATCTGCTAGTGACGCGGGTGCTGGCACAGCGTGCGGCTCCCCCACCGGGCGAAGGGTGGAGCTATTCCAACCTCGGCTACATGCTCGCCCGCGAGGTGATCGAAGGCGCGGCGGCGATGGGCCTCGCGGAACTGGTGCAAGAGCGGATCGCGGGGCCGCTGGGGCTGGAGAGTGTCCGGCTCGCCCAAACGCCCGCCGATTTCGCCCCGCTTCACTGGCCCGAGGCGCGCGATTATCACCCCGGCTGGGTCTATCACCGCACGCTGATCGGCACGGCGGGCGATGCCGCGCGGCTGTTGCACGGGCTGGGCGGGCTGCTGCCAGAAGCCGCATTCGCCCGCATGACCGCCTGCCGCGAATTGGGCGGCGCGCTGCCCGACCGCCCCTGGACGCGGCATGGATACGGGCTTGGGCTGATGTGCGGCGACTGGAGCGATTTGCGCGTCTTCGGCCATTCCGGCGCGGGGCCGTTCAGCTCCAACGCCGTCTATCATTGCCCCGAGACAGGCCGCATCGCCGCCGCCTTCACGCATGGCCCCTTCGAGGGCCCGGCCGAACAGGCCGTCTTCAAGCTCGTAGCGGGGCGGTGA
- a CDS encoding FMN-binding glutamate synthase family protein: MFTRFIRFSPLVLSALLTLGALSGLILTDWFLVAAILFGFLTLVGIHDLIQTKHAITRNYPILGHLRFFFEEIRPEIRQYLIEGDDEDIPFSRATRTIVYQRAKDIEDAKPFGTRIRVSESGYQWITHSVKPRHIEDSDFRVEIGGEACKQPYKASIYNISAMSFGALSANAITALNKGAKMGGFAHDTGEGGISRYHREGGDLIYEVGSGYFGCRNHDGSFNPEKFAKRAQDPQVKMIELKLSQGAKPGHGGMLPAAKITPEIAEARDIPMDRDCISPASHSAFSTPLEMMEFIGQLRELSGGKPVGFKLCVGHRREFMCIVKAMLETGITPDFIVVDGKEGGTGAAPLEFANHMGFPLVEGLSFVHNTLRGAGLRDQVKIGASGKVVTAFHIAKVLAIGADWANSARGFMFSIGCIQAQSCHTNKCPTGVTTQDPIRQRALVVPEKSQRVANFHRNTMKALAEMTGAAGLTHPGQFLPHHLLVRDRERDFKVGDEIYHYMPEGFLLREDDDRFGYLKRWKRARAEAFEPFDSGV, translated from the coding sequence ATGTTCACGCGTTTTATTCGGTTTTCTCCGCTCGTCCTGTCAGCGCTGCTGACCCTCGGCGCGCTTTCCGGCTTGATCCTCACGGATTGGTTTCTGGTCGCCGCGATCCTCTTCGGTTTCCTGACGCTGGTCGGGATCCACGATCTGATCCAGACCAAACACGCGATCACCCGGAACTATCCGATCCTCGGCCATCTGCGGTTCTTCTTCGAGGAAATCCGCCCCGAGATCCGCCAATATCTGATCGAGGGGGACGACGAAGACATTCCGTTCTCCCGCGCCACCCGCACGATCGTCTATCAGCGCGCCAAGGATATCGAGGACGCCAAGCCCTTCGGCACCCGTATCCGCGTCTCGGAATCGGGCTATCAGTGGATCACCCATTCGGTGAAGCCGCGCCATATCGAGGATAGCGATTTCCGCGTCGAGATCGGCGGGGAGGCGTGCAAGCAGCCCTACAAGGCGTCGATCTACAATATCTCGGCAATGTCCTTCGGGGCGCTGTCGGCCAATGCGATCACGGCGCTCAACAAGGGCGCGAAGATGGGCGGGTTCGCGCATGACACGGGCGAGGGCGGGATTTCGCGCTATCACCGTGAGGGCGGCGATCTGATCTACGAGGTCGGCTCGGGCTATTTCGGCTGCCGCAACCATGATGGCAGCTTCAACCCCGAGAAATTCGCCAAGCGCGCGCAGGACCCTCAGGTCAAGATGATCGAGCTGAAGCTGAGCCAGGGCGCGAAACCGGGCCATGGCGGCATGCTGCCTGCGGCCAAGATCACCCCCGAGATCGCCGAGGCACGCGACATTCCGATGGATCGCGACTGCATCTCGCCCGCCTCGCATTCGGCCTTCTCGACCCCGCTGGAGATGATGGAATTCATCGGCCAGCTGCGCGAGCTGTCGGGCGGCAAGCCGGTGGGCTTCAAGCTCTGCGTCGGTCACCGCCGCGAGTTCATGTGCATCGTCAAGGCGATGCTGGAGACCGGCATCACCCCCGATTTCATCGTGGTCGACGGCAAGGAAGGCGGCACCGGGGCCGCGCCTCTGGAATTCGCCAACCACATGGGCTTCCCGCTCGTGGAAGGCTTGAGCTTCGTGCACAACACGCTGCGCGGGGCGGGCTTGCGCGATCAGGTGAAGATCGGGGCCTCGGGCAAGGTCGTCACTGCCTTCCATATCGCCAAGGTTCTGGCGATCGGGGCGGATTGGGCGAACTCGGCGCGCGGCTTCATGTTCTCGATCGGCTGCATTCAGGCGCAGTCGTGCCACACGAATAAATGCCCGACCGGGGTGACGACGCAGGACCCGATCCGTCAGCGCGCGCTGGTGGTGCCCGAAAAATCGCAGCGCGTGGCCAATTTCCACCGCAACACGATGAAGGCGCTGGCCGAGATGACGGGGGCCGCGGGTCTCACCCATCCGGGGCAGTTCCTGCCGCATCACCTGCTGGTGCGCGACCGCGAGCGCGATTTCAAAGTGGGCGACGAGATCTATCACTACATGCCCGAAGGGTTCCTCCTGCGCGAGGATGACGACCGCTTCGGCTATCTCAAGCGCTGGAAGCGCGCCCGCGCCGAGGCGTTCGAGCCCTTCGACAGCGGCGTGTGA
- a CDS encoding cobalamin-binding protein: protein MAFPAERIVCLTEETVETLYLLGEDARIVGVSGYAVRPKRVRQEKPRVSAFISADLPKILALKPDLVLTFSDLQADIVAGLVREGVAVHAFNQRSVAGILDMICTVGALVGCTERAELLAAGYETRLAEIAAKPRPNRPRVWFEEWDEPLISAVGWVSELIEIAGGRDVFADLAREGKAKHRIVTPEQVINAAPEVIVGSWCGKKFRPEKVSARQGWQDVPAVARNRLHEVKSTLILQPGPAALTDGLDALEAAIWCDPGPIRGCGRNCSST, encoded by the coding sequence ATGGCATTTCCGGCCGAGCGCATCGTCTGCCTGACCGAGGAAACGGTCGAGACGCTCTACCTACTGGGCGAAGACGCGCGCATCGTCGGCGTGTCGGGCTACGCGGTGCGGCCAAAACGGGTGCGTCAGGAAAAGCCGCGCGTCTCGGCCTTCATCTCCGCCGATCTGCCGAAGATCCTCGCGCTGAAGCCGGACCTCGTTCTGACCTTCTCGGACCTTCAGGCCGATATCGTCGCGGGGCTGGTGCGCGAGGGCGTCGCCGTGCATGCGTTCAACCAGCGCTCGGTCGCGGGTATCCTCGACATGATCTGCACGGTGGGCGCGCTGGTGGGTTGCACCGAGCGCGCGGAACTGCTGGCTGCGGGTTACGAGACGCGTCTGGCGGAGATCGCCGCGAAGCCGCGCCCCAACCGTCCGCGCGTCTGGTTCGAGGAATGGGACGAACCGCTGATCTCTGCCGTGGGCTGGGTGTCGGAGCTGATCGAGATCGCGGGCGGGCGCGACGTCTTCGCCGATCTGGCGAGAGAGGGCAAAGCCAAGCATCGCATCGTCACTCCCGAACAAGTGATCAACGCCGCGCCCGAGGTCATCGTGGGGTCATGGTGCGGCAAGAAATTCCGCCCCGAGAAAGTTTCCGCAAGGCAAGGCTGGCAGGATGTTCCGGCTGTTGCGCGAAACCGGCTGCACGAGGTCAAATCGACCCTGATCCTCCAACCCGGGCCTGCAGCGCTAACGGACGGGCTCGACGCGCTGGAGGCCGCGATCTGGTGCGATCCGGGCCCGATCCGGGGTTGCGGGCGTAATTGTTCTTCGACATAG
- a CDS encoding ABC transporter ATP-binding protein yields the protein MLELENLTVLRGECPVVDRVSAQVGPGEVIGLIGPNGAGKTSLLRGAMGLLSHRGDSSLSALDPMARARAAAWLPQAREIAWGLSVADLVALGRLPHGRDQATRGAAAVEEALRRMGLDNYRDRAATQLSGGEQARVLIARALAQESPLILADEPIAGLDPAAQIATMQVFTAHAQAGGAVVTSLHDLGLAARHCTRLWVMDRGRLVADGAPGEVLTETLLAEVFHIRAHFKITPEGPVFQPLSTLGV from the coding sequence ATGCTGGAGCTGGAAAACCTCACCGTTCTGCGTGGCGAATGTCCGGTGGTCGATCGCGTCTCGGCGCAGGTCGGGCCGGGCGAGGTGATCGGGCTGATCGGGCCCAATGGCGCGGGCAAGACCTCGCTGCTGCGGGGCGCGATGGGGCTCTTGTCGCATCGCGGGGACAGCTCGCTCTCCGCACTCGACCCGATGGCGCGGGCGCGGGCGGCGGCGTGGCTGCCGCAGGCGCGCGAGATTGCCTGGGGGCTGTCGGTCGCCGATCTGGTGGCGCTGGGGCGGCTGCCGCATGGCCGCGATCAGGCGACGCGCGGGGCGGCCGCAGTGGAGGAGGCGCTGCGCCGGATGGGGCTCGACAACTACCGCGACCGTGCCGCCACGCAGCTCTCGGGCGGCGAGCAGGCGCGGGTGCTGATCGCACGGGCGCTCGCGCAGGAAAGCCCGCTGATCCTCGCCGACGAGCCGATCGCAGGGCTCGATCCGGCGGCGCAGATCGCGACGATGCAGGTCTTCACAGCCCATGCGCAGGCGGGCGGCGCGGTGGTCACCTCGCTGCATGATCTGGGGCTGGCCGCGCGCCATTGCACCCGGCTCTGGGTGATGGATCGCGGGCGGCTGGTCGCGGACGGTGCGCCCGGCGAGGTGCTGACCGAGACGCTTCTGGCCGAGGTCTTCCACATCCGTGCGCACTTCAAGATCACGCCGGAAGGCCCCGTTTTTCAACCACTTTCCACCTTGGGGGTCTGA
- a CDS encoding iron ABC transporter permease, translating to MSYRAILILLSILCAVLFAASLLIGPSGISPLHGLSALISGDGAAGLVMRELRLPRAILGIGVGAALGLSGAAMQGFLRNPLAEPGLIGTSAGAALGAVIAIQTGLYALFALALPLAALAGAGVAVALILILAGREGRALVLILAGIAVSALAAAATALVLNLAPSPYAAAEIVFWMMGSLADRSMTHVALALPFLIVGALILLRAGAGLDALSLGEDAAASMGISLKSLRLQIVFGTALMVGAATAVAGAIGFVGLVVPHLLRKSVGARPSRLLPASALGGAAMLTLADIATRVIAPERDLKLGVLTALVGAPFFLSMIRKMGREG from the coding sequence ATGAGTTACCGTGCGATCCTCATCCTTCTCTCCATCCTTTGTGCGGTGCTGTTCGCAGCCTCGCTGCTGATCGGGCCGTCGGGCATTTCGCCGCTTCACGGCCTCTCCGCGCTGATCTCGGGCGATGGCGCGGCAGGGCTGGTGATGCGCGAGTTGCGCCTGCCGCGCGCGATCCTCGGGATCGGCGTCGGCGCGGCGCTGGGGCTGTCGGGCGCCGCGATGCAGGGCTTCCTGCGCAATCCGCTGGCCGAACCGGGGCTGATTGGCACCTCCGCGGGGGCGGCGCTTGGCGCGGTGATCGCGATCCAGACCGGGCTTTACGCGCTCTTCGCTCTGGCCCTGCCGCTGGCCGCATTGGCAGGCGCGGGCGTGGCCGTCGCGCTGATCCTGATCCTCGCCGGGCGCGAGGGCCGAGCGCTGGTGCTGATCCTTGCGGGCATCGCCGTCTCCGCGCTGGCGGCGGCGGCGACCGCGCTGGTGCTGAACCTCGCGCCCTCGCCCTATGCCGCGGCCGAGATCGTGTTCTGGATGATGGGCTCGCTCGCCGATCGCTCGATGACCCATGTCGCGCTGGCGCTGCCGTTCCTGATCGTCGGCGCGCTGATCCTGCTGCGCGCGGGCGCGGGGCTGGATGCGCTGAGCCTTGGCGAAGATGCTGCAGCTTCGATGGGTATCTCCTTGAAAAGTCTGCGTCTTCAGATCGTCTTCGGCACGGCGCTGATGGTCGGTGCGGCCACGGCTGTCGCGGGGGCGATCGGCTTCGTCGGCCTCGTCGTGCCGCATCTGTTGCGCAAATCCGTGGGCGCGCGGCCCTCGCGGCTGCTTCCGGCTTCGGCGCTTGGCGGGGCGGCGATGCTGACGCTGGCAGACATCGCGACGCGGGTGATCGCACCCGAGCGCGACCTGAAACTGGGTGTGCTGACCGCGCTGGTCGGCGCGCCGTTCTTCCTGTCGATGATCCGCAAAATGGGGCGCGAGGGCTGA
- a CDS encoding ABC transporter substrate-binding protein, whose amino-acid sequence MNLCTDQLALALADPSQIVSVSHFATDPSMSVHWKQAEELPVNYGRAEEISILFPDLVLADTWSNPDTIRMLRTLGIRVEQLPPGTSLPEIRGRIETMGKLLGHPDRAAKMLADFDARLAAIQTPAPGLKAAIIGPSGYGYGPRTLEGQILEMAGFENVVSGPGLDWGGRLPLEDLVMDRPDLVVVGGSQGGTGTSRAQEVLAHPVLRDLPVVRGLRDASWTCGAPAMLGAVETLATLGRKIEKEKLTQ is encoded by the coding sequence ATGAACCTCTGCACGGATCAGTTGGCGCTGGCGCTGGCCGATCCGTCGCAGATCGTCTCGGTCAGTCATTTCGCGACCGATCCGTCGATGTCTGTGCATTGGAAACAGGCTGAAGAACTGCCCGTAAACTACGGTCGTGCCGAGGAAATTTCGATTCTGTTTCCCGATCTCGTTCTGGCCGATACATGGTCGAACCCGGACACGATCCGCATGTTGCGCACGCTCGGAATCCGGGTCGAGCAACTGCCGCCCGGCACCTCGCTGCCCGAGATCCGCGGCCGGATCGAGACGATGGGCAAGCTGCTCGGCCATCCCGATCGCGCGGCGAAGATGCTCGCGGATTTCGATGCGCGGCTGGCGGCGATCCAGACACCCGCGCCGGGGCTGAAAGCTGCGATCATCGGGCCCTCGGGCTATGGCTACGGGCCGCGGACCCTTGAAGGGCAAATTCTTGAAATGGCAGGGTTTGAGAATGTCGTCAGCGGGCCGGGGCTCGACTGGGGCGGGCGGTTGCCGCTGGAAGATCTGGTGATGGATCGCCCCGATCTGGTCGTCGTCGGCGGCTCGCAAGGCGGCACCGGCACGAGCCGCGCGCAAGAGGTGCTGGCGCATCCGGTGCTGCGCGATCTTCCGGTCGTGCGGGGCCTGCGCGATGCAAGCTGGACCTGCGGCGCGCCCGCGATGCTGGGCGCGGTGGAGACGCTGGCGACGCTCGGGCGTAAAATCGAGAAAGAGAAGCTGACGCAATGA
- a CDS encoding TonB-dependent siderophore receptor → MIRTRLTMGLMLTTALAGPALAQDSQPYQLDEIVIYYGALEPHSADKTGQAVTVLSRKDMERSGETRLANLIAQSPGVGILSRGPMGAQTGFTIRGVSQNYVKVLVDGIDVSDPSATQVLPDLGRFNTFNYDRVEIMRGSQSAVYGGQAVAGVINLDTPRPTEDGVSQSVKVELGSYQTANAAYNFGWKKGDDELAIQLSKVYTAGFSAADKKNGNTEKDGYRADRVSLRAQKRISDNLLIGFNGFAQNDRGEFDNGFSSPPTDSNEYTIHKERGGRLFAEFTTGPLDHELGLTYYTTSRWYPVYDYGYEGKRRKLDWKASTDLGPGRLTFGADRTLETYTGTYVTGDVLTADTGVFGEYAFSPMDGVNVIASARHDDHSDFGGNTTGRLGVTWQANAATLVRASVGNGFRAPSGYELYDGYAGNPDLKPEKSLSYDLGVERDFGAHKLTATLFHIEVKDLIDYSNTTFSYYQTSGTAKRQGLELGLKGPISNKVNYSLGYTYLDSKNPDGLSAGSTWNSAFGRHTLTAGIDAQVTDKLTLAADMRVVTDRQSQPDYGLLNAQMTYDLGNDKEAYLRIENLTDTDYQLWPGYGTSGRAAYVGLRARF, encoded by the coding sequence ATGATCCGCACCCGTTTGACCATGGGCCTGATGCTCACCACCGCGCTGGCAGGCCCCGCGCTTGCGCAAGACAGCCAACCTTACCAACTCGATGAGATCGTGATCTATTACGGCGCGCTCGAGCCGCACTCTGCGGACAAGACCGGACAGGCGGTCACTGTGCTGTCGCGCAAGGATATGGAGCGGTCGGGCGAGACGCGCCTTGCCAATCTGATCGCGCAATCGCCGGGCGTCGGCATCCTGTCGCGCGGGCCGATGGGCGCGCAGACCGGCTTCACCATTCGCGGCGTGTCGCAGAACTACGTGAAGGTTCTGGTGGACGGCATCGACGTCTCCGATCCGTCCGCGACGCAGGTGCTTCCCGATCTGGGCCGGTTCAACACGTTCAACTACGACCGGGTCGAGATCATGCGCGGCTCGCAATCGGCGGTCTATGGCGGGCAGGCGGTCGCCGGTGTGATCAACCTCGACACGCCGCGCCCGACCGAAGATGGCGTGAGCCAAAGCGTCAAGGTTGAGCTCGGTTCCTACCAGACCGCGAATGCGGCCTATAACTTCGGCTGGAAGAAGGGCGATGACGAGCTCGCGATCCAGCTGTCGAAAGTCTACACCGCTGGCTTCTCGGCGGCCGACAAGAAGAACGGCAATACCGAGAAAGACGGCTACCGCGCCGACCGCGTCAGCCTGCGCGCGCAGAAGCGCATCTCCGACAACCTGCTGATCGGCTTCAACGGCTTCGCGCAGAACGACCGGGGCGAGTTCGATAACGGCTTCAGCTCGCCGCCCACGGACAGCAACGAATACACGATCCACAAGGAGCGGGGCGGGCGTCTCTTCGCAGAATTCACGACCGGTCCGCTCGATCACGAGCTCGGCCTGACCTATTACACGACCTCGCGCTGGTATCCGGTCTATGACTATGGCTACGAGGGCAAGCGCCGCAAACTCGACTGGAAAGCCTCGACCGATTTGGGGCCGGGGCGGCTGACCTTCGGGGCGGATCGCACGCTGGAAACCTATACCGGCACCTATGTCACGGGCGATGTCCTGACCGCGGATACGGGCGTCTTCGGCGAATATGCCTTCTCGCCGATGGACGGCGTGAACGTGATCGCCTCGGCGCGCCACGACGATCACTCGGATTTCGGCGGCAACACCACGGGCCGTCTCGGCGTCACCTGGCAGGCCAATGCCGCGACCCTCGTCCGCGCCTCGGTGGGCAACGGGTTCCGCGCGCCGTCGGGCTACGAGCTTTATGACGGCTATGCGGGCAATCCCGATCTCAAGCCCGAGAAATCGCTGAGCTACGATCTGGGCGTCGAGCGTGATTTCGGTGCGCATAAGCTGACCGCGACGCTGTTCCATATCGAGGTGAAGGACCTGATCGACTACAGCAACACGACCTTCAGCTATTACCAGACCTCGGGCACCGCCAAGCGGCAGGGTCTGGAACTGGGTCTGAAGGGGCCGATCTCCAACAAGGTCAACTACAGCCTCGGCTATACCTATCTGGACTCGAAGAACCCCGACGGGCTCTCTGCCGGCTCGACGTGGAACTCGGCCTTCGGGCGCCATACCCTGACCGCCGGGATCGACGCGCAGGTGACTGACAAGCTGACGCTCGCCGCCGATATGCGCGTGGTCACCGATCGTCAGAGCCAGCCCGATTACGGCTTGCTGAACGCGCAGATGACCTACGATCTGGGCAATGACAAAGAGGCCTATCTGCGCATCGAGAACCTGACCGACACCGATTACCAGCTGTGGCCGGGCTACGGCACCTCGGGTCGCGCCGCCTATGTGGGGCTGCGTGCGCGGTTCTGA